From a single Crateriforma spongiae genomic region:
- a CDS encoding CBS domain-containing protein, producing MNRSSFAPHASDTERAVPANAPTAVSLMMPNVRVIRPDMGLDEITSFLLEHRQCIAPVVRDDGNRKILLGLVTEQTCLEYLVNEIFYGDPCPRTDAQTIMQKHPICVSRDVDLFTLASMFLHHPFRHLIIAEGEEFVGIVNRHDVIAALEQYYRQWLGTRDRDRFPVNVHEIMNHRFLVTR from the coding sequence ATGAACCGTTCCAGCTTCGCGCCCCATGCCAGTGATACCGAACGTGCCGTTCCCGCCAACGCCCCCACAGCGGTTTCGCTAATGATGCCCAACGTCCGTGTCATCCGACCGGATATGGGATTGGATGAAATCACGTCATTTCTGTTGGAACATCGTCAGTGCATCGCGCCGGTTGTACGAGACGACGGAAATCGAAAGATCCTGTTGGGCTTGGTGACCGAACAAACCTGTCTGGAATACTTGGTCAACGAAATCTTTTACGGTGATCCCTGTCCGCGAACCGATGCCCAGACGATCATGCAAAAGCATCCTATCTGCGTATCGCGTGATGTGGATCTGTTCACGCTGGCGTCGATGTTCCTTCATCATCCGTTTCGGCATCTGATCATCGCCGAGGGTGAGGAATTCGTCGGCATCGTGAACCGCCACGACGTGATCGCGGCACTGGAACAGTATTATCGCCAATGGCTGGGGACACGCGATCGCGACCGATTCCCGGTCAACGTTCACGAGATCATGAACCATCGTTTCCTGGTCACCCGCTGA
- a CDS encoding sulfatase-like hydrolase/transferase, with the protein MKVSVLRRCIPNGPFSAVLRGLALLLLFAATADAAGPARPNIVLIMADDLGVECLGSYGGTSYATPNLDELAGQGIRFSNAHAQPLCTNTRVQLMTGLYNNRNWQAFGILDRNSQTIGHYMSDAGYQTCIAGKWQLYSYDPPDYPGAAMRRGTGMRGQDAGFDEYSLWHNGHTEDKGSRYADPVIEQNGAMRTDTAGQYGPDLWVDYICDFIDRKQSDDQPFFVYYPMALPHGPMTPTPISNDWQDPSKRHDDSTDYFADMVQYTDRCVGRVVDKIDQLGLAEQTLIIFYSDNGTHQSITSNTDNGPIRGGKGLTTDAGTHVPLIVRWSGVIQPGEKPHLVDSTDFLPTVLDAAGKSESLKRTDGVSFLPILRGDDTARRDWIFCHYDPRPGWDKDQFSHARFARDHRYKLYGDGQFFDVEQDPLEQSPINLGTEDDERVATRLRLQSVLDQMPNPEPMPRDPLAFSASHQEAFFGKSPSMELLWGEGKFTEGPTVTPDGDILFSDVRAGRVMHWNHQTGQTSILIDDLPGVNGLASIDSSYFYACQGGGRRALLKVSFDGKVDVIADRFEGKRFNSPNDVIIDSDGALYFTDPRYGDQSDRELDHEGVYRVEDGEVTLATDQVQRPNGLAFSNDESRLFVADNNNDYGGARTLLSFDRKSDGSLDNRKVVYDFGMGRRGIDGMCVDQFGNVYATAGKGNDAGVYVFGPDGEQLAVLPVPDVPTNCCLMSVDDQTFLLVTCQTARGTCGLFRAAVTPVNVQADSN; encoded by the coding sequence ATGAAAGTTTCTGTGTTGCGTCGCTGCATTCCCAATGGCCCGTTCTCCGCGGTCCTGCGCGGCTTGGCTTTGCTTCTTCTCTTTGCGGCGACAGCAGATGCCGCCGGTCCGGCACGGCCCAACATCGTCCTCATCATGGCCGACGACCTGGGCGTCGAGTGCTTGGGTTCGTACGGCGGCACTAGTTATGCAACGCCCAACCTGGATGAACTGGCCGGTCAGGGTATTCGTTTTTCCAACGCTCATGCCCAGCCACTGTGTACGAATACTCGCGTCCAATTGATGACCGGTTTGTACAACAACCGCAACTGGCAAGCGTTTGGAATCCTGGATCGCAATAGCCAGACGATCGGTCACTACATGAGCGATGCGGGCTATCAAACCTGCATCGCGGGCAAGTGGCAGTTGTACAGCTATGATCCGCCGGACTATCCCGGTGCCGCGATGCGACGGGGCACAGGCATGCGAGGCCAGGATGCCGGATTTGACGAATACAGCCTATGGCACAACGGTCACACCGAAGACAAAGGTTCACGGTACGCCGATCCCGTCATTGAACAAAACGGTGCGATGCGCACCGACACGGCAGGCCAGTATGGCCCGGACCTTTGGGTCGATTACATCTGTGATTTCATTGATCGCAAGCAATCGGATGACCAACCGTTCTTTGTGTACTATCCGATGGCATTGCCGCACGGCCCGATGACGCCGACGCCGATCAGCAACGACTGGCAAGACCCATCGAAACGTCATGATGATAGCACCGACTATTTCGCCGACATGGTGCAATACACCGACCGATGCGTCGGTCGCGTGGTCGACAAGATCGACCAACTCGGTTTGGCCGAACAGACATTGATCATTTTTTACAGCGACAACGGGACACACCAAAGCATCACGTCGAACACGGACAACGGACCGATCCGTGGCGGCAAGGGACTGACCACCGACGCGGGAACTCATGTTCCGTTGATCGTACGCTGGTCCGGCGTGATCCAACCGGGCGAAAAGCCTCACCTCGTGGACTCAACGGATTTCTTACCAACGGTCTTGGATGCTGCCGGCAAATCGGAATCGCTGAAACGGACCGACGGCGTCAGTTTTCTGCCGATCTTGAGGGGCGACGATACCGCTCGGCGCGACTGGATCTTTTGCCATTACGACCCGCGTCCGGGTTGGGACAAGGACCAGTTTTCACATGCTCGTTTTGCCCGGGACCATCGGTACAAGCTGTACGGTGACGGTCAATTTTTTGACGTCGAACAGGATCCCTTGGAACAGTCACCGATCAACCTGGGGACGGAAGATGACGAACGAGTCGCCACGCGACTTCGTTTGCAATCGGTCTTGGACCAGATGCCCAATCCCGAACCGATGCCGCGAGACCCGTTGGCATTTTCGGCCAGTCATCAAGAAGCGTTTTTTGGTAAATCACCATCGATGGAACTGCTTTGGGGCGAAGGCAAGTTCACCGAAGGCCCGACGGTCACCCCCGACGGCGATATCCTGTTTTCCGATGTCCGTGCCGGACGCGTCATGCATTGGAATCATCAAACGGGCCAAACATCCATCTTGATCGATGACTTGCCGGGGGTTAACGGCTTAGCGTCGATTGATTCTTCGTACTTCTATGCCTGCCAGGGCGGCGGTCGCCGGGCTTTGCTGAAGGTCAGCTTTGATGGCAAAGTCGATGTCATCGCTGATCGCTTCGAAGGCAAACGATTCAATAGCCCCAATGACGTCATCATCGACTCCGATGGTGCGCTGTATTTCACCGACCCACGTTACGGTGACCAAAGTGATCGCGAACTGGATCACGAAGGTGTTTATCGCGTCGAAGACGGCGAGGTGACTCTTGCGACAGATCAGGTCCAGCGTCCCAACGGCTTGGCCTTCAGCAATGACGAAAGCCGCTTGTTTGTCGCTGATAACAACAATGATTACGGGGGAGCCCGGACATTGTTGTCGTTTGATCGAAAAAGCGACGGGTCGCTGGATAATCGCAAGGTCGTTTATGATTTCGGAATGGGACGCCGTGGGATCGATGGCATGTGCGTCGACCAGTTCGGCAACGTCTATGCCACGGCCGGCAAGGGCAACGATGCGGGGGTGTATGTGTTCGGCCCCGATGGCGAACAGTTGGCCGTCTTGCCGGTTCCCGACGTACCGACGAATTGCTGCTTGATGTCGGTCGATGATCAGACGTTCTTGTTGGTCACCTGCCAAACCGCCCGAGGGACCTGCGGGCTATTCCGGGCTGCCGTCACGCCCGTCAACGTCCAGGCGGATTCGAATTAG
- a CDS encoding BON domain-containing protein, with the protein MKAAQRMTERSSFAIGLTSLMISLGSMSVCDAQIFNRPRELGQPLTRQASPVAMEEVGQITGAERFLRDNRDRASFVGADRTEGGSFVGSTQGRTSGRIVSSTAGIQPPPDRSARINRPLTAPRRGQMYLPKLNVVLEPVVSVSDQRMAPLRPLQSRLQQTVRLASSSPIEVSVQGRTATLRGLVASESEKSMAETLVLFEPGISTVKNQLRVTATSSGIPIDPSR; encoded by the coding sequence ATGAAGGCTGCACAACGCATGACCGAACGGTCTTCGTTCGCGATCGGATTGACCAGCCTGATGATTTCGCTGGGCTCGATGTCGGTCTGCGATGCCCAGATTTTCAATCGACCTCGTGAACTCGGACAGCCACTGACACGCCAGGCTTCGCCGGTCGCGATGGAAGAGGTGGGTCAGATCACCGGTGCCGAACGTTTCCTGCGTGACAACCGCGATCGCGCGAGCTTTGTCGGGGCCGATCGGACCGAGGGCGGAAGTTTTGTCGGCAGCACACAAGGCCGGACATCGGGCCGAATCGTTTCTTCAACCGCGGGAATTCAACCACCACCGGATCGATCGGCACGCATCAATCGCCCCTTGACCGCACCGCGACGCGGACAAATGTATTTGCCAAAGCTGAATGTCGTCTTGGAACCAGTGGTTTCGGTCAGCGACCAGCGAATGGCGCCGCTTCGCCCTCTGCAGTCTCGGCTTCAACAGACCGTGCGCCTAGCTTCGTCATCACCGATCGAGGTGTCGGTTCAAGGCCGGACTGCCACGTTGCGCGGATTGGTTGCTTCCGAATCTGAAAAGTCGATGGCGGAAACACTGGTGCTTTTCGAGCCGGGTATTTCGACGGTAAAGAATCAACTGCGCGTGACGGCGACGTCGTCAGGGATTCCCATTGATCCGTCGCGTTGA
- a CDS encoding type II secretion system protein GspK: MRRLASLSTHSAKVLGPKPRQGTVIIVVLVIVILISLAAYNFTLSMESEHLATRNGGDRLACRQAAFSVAEVLASIMERPRSQRMTDTLPINQTIDLWPDDTDSADESDWKLQAVVYQGPNANGSESPQRLLTESAKLNLRSLGPSGAPSPDSLQQNLLRLPGMTAETAADILQRLGGSMRNPGKPVDAGPAMVELLPQRTSDSSSDSDNPSDTWRTWVTMCSAERNETFEGLPRININGESLTQLHQQLSKRVPLPVADYIVLARQHGIEKSSSANTPLDSVNVDLNRRPVYRFESLAELFDSAVSVSVSNRKRQSVASPIDRVNGAAGMDLARLLDQLTLTSARRLVGRVDVATAPVEVLAAVPGLDTTSAGAIVNARSSDSNGWVHPIAALAASGLSATVVDAALPYLTVGGDVVKVTVVGRLGDHGPSYRCRVLVDASWGKTRWSVLSVQ; encoded by the coding sequence GATGGAGTCAGAGCATCTGGCGACTCGAAACGGCGGTGACCGTTTGGCTTGTCGCCAAGCAGCGTTTTCCGTTGCGGAGGTCTTGGCGTCCATCATGGAACGTCCGCGTAGCCAAAGAATGACTGACACCTTACCGATCAACCAAACGATTGATCTTTGGCCCGATGATACCGATTCCGCCGACGAATCTGATTGGAAGCTTCAGGCTGTGGTGTACCAAGGTCCAAACGCCAACGGATCCGAATCTCCGCAACGGTTGTTGACCGAATCGGCGAAGTTGAACTTGCGATCTTTGGGACCAAGTGGGGCACCAAGCCCAGATTCTTTACAGCAAAACCTGCTTCGACTTCCTGGGATGACCGCGGAAACAGCGGCGGACATTCTGCAACGTCTTGGGGGATCGATGCGGAATCCTGGCAAGCCTGTGGATGCTGGGCCCGCCATGGTTGAATTGCTGCCGCAGCGGACGTCCGATTCGTCATCCGATTCCGATAACCCGAGCGACACTTGGCGAACGTGGGTGACGATGTGCAGCGCCGAAAGAAACGAGACCTTTGAAGGGTTGCCACGCATCAACATCAATGGAGAATCGCTAACCCAATTGCATCAACAACTTAGCAAGCGGGTGCCTTTGCCGGTCGCAGACTACATTGTGCTGGCGCGACAACATGGCATCGAAAAATCATCCTCCGCCAATACACCGCTTGATTCGGTCAATGTGGATCTGAACCGGCGACCGGTCTATCGATTTGAAAGTCTGGCCGAACTCTTCGACAGTGCGGTGTCCGTTTCGGTGTCGAATCGGAAGCGGCAATCCGTGGCGAGTCCGATCGATCGCGTTAATGGTGCCGCAGGGATGGATCTGGCACGGTTGTTGGATCAATTGACGCTGACATCCGCACGTCGATTGGTCGGTCGTGTCGATGTTGCAACGGCACCGGTGGAAGTGCTTGCCGCGGTGCCCGGGCTGGATACGACATCGGCCGGCGCAATCGTCAACGCACGGTCGTCCGATTCCAATGGCTGGGTACATCCGATCGCCGCACTGGCGGCAAGCGGTTTATCCGCGACCGTCGTCGACGCGGCATTGCCGTATCTAACGGTGGGTGGCGATGTCGTGAAAGTGACCGTGGTCGGACGATTGGGAGATCACGGTCCATCGTATCGATGTCGTGTTTTGGTGGACGCATCGTGGGGAAAAACGCGTTGGAGCGTCTTGTCGGTTCAGTGA
- a CDS encoding secretin N-terminal domain-containing protein, whose translation MLRGTFASALLILMVSSACAQSSFVAHPCRHQSAQKLAEVLRPLLPPQSDAQVVVDSESNRLLISGSEDVQRIVQEFMRRADLPSSQKTLNSTLTMSPKPSAQIQPIAKNRSPQEASQSVFVSIERGRLESVQQGLMQIFGSQMRPSQINDGVSWLLQTRDPQQSITLQFDLVRSGVKISSSPGLVQQAGRLVQKLAESPELDRRTQVFRIRRENHSSLRETVDAIRRNADRSPVAPASGDQSRWMMPAGVWGTIRQVAFQNAQTTPHGNDAQASGQSNTDDADDVLRQFEGVEIESLPDLDVIILRGRDPDLKQLAEVISQLERISQETQPEIKVIPLAHASSESVASVILQTSQDLTSGRQGRVSVTPLVKPNALLLIGWGDAVNAIMDLTRQLDTPVSADSQSAVFRIQHATAQTVGSTIETFLSGRGTMGPDVSIAVDQRTNSLIVYASPRDLQEVAKLVKDLDQPGGDSVLHTRVFPITNALAADIATLLQQAINEQSSNLALEVQDDGGKRLIQSGSLEQVSITPNVRNNTLIIASPIKNFPLLEALIRQLDMPSSEVQLKIFQIVNGDAASMIQTLRSLLPSQVGTNSVPQLSSAEGESSLAPLRFSVDLRSNSIIATGSEGDLRIVEALLLRLDQATTQQRKSTVIQLKNAPAVDVAASINQYLLEQRQIENAVPGERNPFQEIEHEVIVVPEPIANKLILAATPRYYDEIKALIDKLDEQPPQVLIQVLIAEVALNNINEFGVELGVQSDVLFDRSLLGDLLTTTNSNQFSTPGGVTTVTEEIIQAATNVPGFLFNDTSPLGNSGSAKSLQSAGVVGGQGISNFAVGRESSEAGFGGLVLSASSSNVSVLLRALAETRQVRVLSRPQIRTLDNQPAFIQVGQRVPRIIGSTVNQNGQSNSITLENVGLILGVTPRVSPDDMVVMEIDAERSKLGEEADGVPVAVGAEGTVIRSPPIDTITAQATVSAANGETIILGGLISEDKQSIRRRVPYLSDIPVLKHLFKFDSDRWFRSELLVILTPHVIRSSDDNERLKQAEFARMSWCECDVYRVHGDIHMSGLQYSDVLDSAQPPTVYPDLNPSGSLEDAIISETVISDSAISETAVPESGGQIQDAVLQTPDLQPVNVAPMDPDAFRLDPADAGELPEPNYEVLP comes from the coding sequence ATGCTCCGTGGAACATTTGCGTCGGCACTGCTGATCTTGATGGTCAGTTCTGCCTGCGCCCAATCATCATTCGTTGCTCATCCCTGCCGCCATCAATCGGCGCAGAAATTGGCGGAAGTATTGCGCCCCTTGTTGCCGCCCCAGTCGGATGCACAAGTGGTTGTGGATTCGGAATCCAACCGTCTGCTGATCAGTGGATCGGAGGATGTTCAGCGAATCGTCCAGGAATTCATGCGCCGTGCGGACTTGCCGTCGTCACAAAAGACGTTGAATTCGACGTTGACCATGTCCCCAAAACCCTCGGCTCAGATCCAACCCATCGCAAAGAATCGATCGCCGCAAGAAGCCTCACAAAGCGTGTTTGTGTCGATTGAACGCGGGCGTTTGGAATCGGTACAGCAGGGCCTGATGCAGATCTTTGGATCCCAGATGCGTCCGTCACAGATCAACGACGGTGTGTCTTGGTTGCTGCAAACTCGCGACCCCCAGCAATCGATCACGCTCCAGTTCGACTTGGTCCGCAGTGGCGTCAAGATTTCGTCATCACCCGGGTTGGTACAACAAGCCGGACGTTTGGTTCAAAAGCTTGCGGAATCACCCGAACTGGATCGTCGAACTCAGGTCTTTCGCATTCGACGCGAAAACCATTCCAGTTTGCGTGAAACCGTCGATGCAATACGTCGCAACGCCGACCGGTCGCCAGTCGCCCCGGCTTCGGGTGATCAAAGTCGGTGGATGATGCCGGCGGGCGTGTGGGGAACGATTCGCCAAGTGGCATTCCAGAACGCACAAACGACACCTCATGGCAACGACGCGCAAGCGTCGGGGCAGTCAAACACCGACGATGCCGATGACGTGCTGCGTCAATTCGAAGGTGTCGAGATTGAATCGCTGCCCGACTTGGATGTGATCATCTTACGAGGCCGTGATCCCGATCTAAAACAATTGGCGGAGGTCATTTCACAACTGGAGCGGATCAGCCAGGAAACGCAGCCGGAAATCAAGGTCATCCCGCTGGCACATGCCTCCAGCGAATCGGTTGCGTCAGTGATCCTGCAGACAAGCCAAGACTTGACCAGCGGTCGGCAAGGCCGGGTATCGGTCACGCCGTTGGTGAAGCCCAACGCGTTGCTGTTGATCGGTTGGGGCGACGCGGTCAATGCGATCATGGACTTGACGCGTCAGTTGGACACGCCCGTTTCAGCCGATTCGCAGTCGGCCGTTTTTCGTATCCAGCACGCAACGGCGCAAACTGTCGGATCAACAATCGAAACGTTCTTGTCCGGGCGGGGCACGATGGGACCGGACGTCAGCATCGCGGTTGATCAACGAACCAATTCGCTGATCGTGTACGCGTCGCCACGCGATCTGCAGGAGGTCGCCAAATTGGTCAAAGACCTGGATCAACCGGGCGGTGACAGCGTGCTGCACACACGCGTGTTTCCGATCACCAATGCATTGGCCGCCGACATTGCGACGTTGTTGCAACAGGCGATCAACGAACAATCCAGCAACTTGGCATTGGAGGTACAGGACGATGGCGGCAAGCGGTTGATCCAATCGGGATCATTGGAACAGGTCAGCATCACACCGAACGTTCGAAATAACACTCTGATCATTGCTTCACCGATCAAGAATTTTCCGCTGTTGGAAGCCCTCATTCGCCAACTGGACATGCCATCGAGTGAAGTGCAACTGAAAATTTTTCAAATCGTCAATGGCGATGCGGCCAGCATGATCCAGACATTGCGGTCGTTGTTGCCGTCGCAAGTCGGCACGAATTCGGTGCCCCAGTTGTCCAGTGCTGAAGGAGAATCGTCATTGGCACCGCTGCGGTTTTCGGTGGATTTGCGTAGCAACAGCATCATTGCCACCGGCAGCGAAGGTGACCTGCGAATTGTTGAAGCTTTACTGTTGCGGCTGGATCAAGCCACCACGCAGCAACGCAAAAGCACGGTGATTCAATTGAAGAATGCGCCGGCCGTCGATGTGGCCGCATCGATCAATCAATACTTGCTGGAACAACGCCAAATCGAAAATGCGGTTCCGGGCGAACGTAATCCATTTCAGGAAATTGAACACGAAGTCATCGTTGTCCCCGAACCGATCGCCAACAAGTTGATTCTGGCAGCGACACCACGCTACTACGACGAAATCAAAGCGTTGATTGACAAGCTGGATGAACAACCGCCACAGGTTTTGATTCAAGTTCTGATCGCCGAAGTCGCTTTGAACAATATCAACGAATTTGGTGTTGAACTGGGCGTGCAAAGTGACGTCTTGTTTGACCGCAGCCTGTTGGGTGATCTGCTGACGACGACCAATTCGAACCAGTTTTCGACCCCCGGTGGTGTGACCACCGTGACCGAGGAAATCATCCAGGCGGCGACCAACGTTCCCGGTTTTTTGTTCAACGATACCAGCCCGCTTGGCAACAGCGGCAGTGCCAAATCGCTGCAATCGGCTGGTGTGGTCGGCGGACAAGGGATCTCCAACTTCGCGGTCGGGCGTGAAAGTTCCGAAGCCGGTTTCGGCGGCCTGGTGTTATCGGCCAGCAGCAGCAACGTCAGCGTGTTGCTGCGGGCGTTGGCTGAAACACGACAAGTTCGCGTGCTCAGTCGTCCGCAAATCCGAACGCTGGACAATCAACCCGCGTTCATCCAAGTCGGGCAACGCGTTCCGCGGATCATCGGTTCGACGGTGAACCAAAACGGGCAATCCAATTCGATCACATTGGAAAACGTTGGTTTGATTCTGGGAGTGACGCCCAGGGTCAGTCCAGACGACATGGTCGTTATGGAAATTGATGCCGAAAGGTCCAAGTTGGGCGAAGAAGCCGATGGTGTTCCCGTGGCCGTCGGCGCCGAAGGCACGGTGATTCGTTCGCCACCGATCGACACGATCACGGCGCAAGCAACCGTCAGCGCGGCCAATGGAGAAACGATCATCCTGGGCGGGCTGATTTCCGAGGACAAGCAATCGATTCGCCGCCGAGTGCCCTACCTGAGCGATATCCCTGTTTTGAAGCATCTGTTTAAATTTGATTCGGATCGCTGGTTTCGCTCGGAATTGTTGGTGATCCTGACGCCCCATGTGATTCGTTCCTCCGACGACAACGAACGTCTGAAGCAAGCGGAATTCGCGCGAATGAGTTGGTGCGAATGTGACGTGTACCGTGTGCATGGCGACATCCACATGTCTGGATTGCAATACAGCGACGTGTTGGATTCGGCACAACCGCCGACGGTGTATCCCGATCTGAATCCATCCGGATCACTGGAGGATGCGATCATTTCGGAAACCGTGATCTCTGATTCCGCGATCTCTGAAACAGCCGTTCCCGAATCCGGTGGTCAGATCCAGGATGCCGTTTTGCAAACACCGGACCTTCAGCCGGTTAACGTCGCGCCAATGGACCCGGATGCCTTTCGATTGGACCCCGCCGATGCTGGCGAGTTGCCCGAGCCGAATTACGAGGTGTTGCCATGA
- a CDS encoding SpoIIAA family protein, with the protein MITPLESPSSNVVGFQLSGKLHDEDYKTFVPLVDEHIAKNETTRILAQFHDFSGWDAHALWDDIRFATTHCTSIEKIALVGEKQWEKYMATVCKPFTMAKIQYFDQTEMESAWNWLAE; encoded by the coding sequence ATGATTACTCCCTTGGAATCTCCTTCATCCAACGTGGTCGGATTTCAGCTGTCCGGCAAACTACACGACGAAGACTACAAGACCTTCGTGCCGCTGGTGGACGAACACATCGCGAAGAACGAAACGACGCGAATCCTGGCACAGTTTCATGATTTCAGTGGCTGGGATGCGCATGCACTATGGGATGACATCCGTTTTGCCACGACCCATTGCACGTCGATCGAAAAGATCGCCTTGGTCGGTGAAAAGCAGTGGGAAAAGTACATGGCAACGGTGTGTAAGCCGTTCACCATGGCAAAGATCCAGTATTTCGACCAAACAGAAATGGAATCGGCCTGGAATTGGCTCGCCGAATAG
- the moaA gene encoding GTP 3',8-cyclase MoaA, with translation MPRLVTSMLVDGFGRKHTSLRISVTDRCNLRCTYCMPAVTPKYQAKSLLLTYEEIIRFTRVAVDLGVNDVRVTGGEPLVRADLDRLIAMLARVLDPSRISLTTNGVLLQQQLPRLTEAGLRSVNVSLDALDETSFEQSTRRRGLSMVLDSIRAAVDAGMKVKVNAIAKRDFTESQLAAFGHFANRTKLPVRFIEYMPLDADGNWDADNVLSGSEILRRLSEHFGPLRPLPRRQGAPAADYEIESGGGTIGIVASVTEPFCQACNRIRLTADGKIRNCLFGDDSGDVRSLLRSGANDQAIADLLKSAVAAKKRGHGSDDLVFVRPSRPMYSIGG, from the coding sequence TTGCCCCGTCTGGTCACGTCGATGCTGGTTGATGGATTTGGACGCAAACATACCTCGTTGCGCATCAGCGTCACCGATCGGTGTAATCTGCGTTGCACCTATTGCATGCCGGCGGTGACGCCGAAGTATCAGGCCAAATCGCTGTTGTTGACCTACGAAGAAATCATCCGCTTCACTCGTGTGGCGGTTGATCTCGGTGTCAACGACGTCCGGGTGACCGGTGGCGAACCATTGGTACGAGCCGACTTGGATCGCTTGATCGCAATGTTGGCGCGGGTTTTGGATCCGTCGCGCATTTCGTTGACAACCAACGGCGTGTTGCTGCAGCAGCAGTTACCACGCTTGACCGAGGCAGGACTGCGTAGCGTTAATGTCAGCTTGGACGCTTTGGACGAGACATCATTCGAGCAGTCAACTCGACGCCGCGGGCTATCAATGGTGCTGGACAGCATTCGCGCGGCGGTCGATGCGGGAATGAAGGTGAAGGTCAACGCGATTGCCAAACGTGACTTCACAGAATCGCAACTGGCCGCCTTTGGACACTTTGCCAACCGCACGAAGTTACCAGTCCGGTTCATCGAGTACATGCCTTTGGATGCCGATGGAAATTGGGACGCAGACAACGTTCTGTCCGGTTCGGAAATCCTTCGTCGCTTGTCGGAGCACTTTGGTCCGCTGCGTCCCCTGCCCCGTCGCCAGGGTGCTCCGGCGGCCGATTACGAAATCGAATCGGGTGGCGGAACGATCGGAATCGTTGCGTCGGTGACCGAGCCATTTTGCCAAGCTTGCAATCGTATTCGCTTGACCGCCGACGGTAAAATTCGCAATTGCCTGTTCGGGGATGATAGTGGCGATGTGCGATCGCTGTTGCGTTCGGGAGCTAATGATCAAGCGATCGCAGATTTATTGAAGTCCGCTGTGGCGGCGAAAAAACGGGGCCACGGCAGCGACGATCTTGTCTTTGTGCGACCGTCCCGGCCGATGTATTCGATCGGCGGGTGA